DNA from Kryptolebias marmoratus isolate JLee-2015 linkage group LG15, ASM164957v2, whole genome shotgun sequence:
GACCGGCTCCGGGCTCCGGCGAGGTCTGATCTCGAGTCGGGGAAGCTTAAAAGGTAATCTTAAAAGGCTTTTTTAGGTGACGGAAGCATTAATTTGTAAGCCGCTCTCTGTGCCTGCCTGCGCACAGGAAAGGAGCGTGATGGACAGAGATGCGTTTTCTCTCACTTGCGTGGATTTGTAGAGGAGGAGGCGTGCTTCCGTGGACACTAAACTGAGCCCAAGATTCTTCTGCTTTCTTGTTTCACATTTCCCCCCACCCTCCCATAACAAATCATGGGGAAAGAGGAGTGCAAAACAATGTTGGACGCGCTGAACAAAGTCACAGCCTGCTACAGGCACCTGGTCATCGCCCTCGGAAGCACATCGGATTCCCAGAACCTGCgcgaggagctgaagaagaccCGCAAGAAGGCCCAGGAGCTGGCCGTGGCCAACAGGACTAAACTGACCTCCCTGCTCAAAGACAAGAGCATCAGCAAGGAGGACCGCGCTGAGTACGAGCGCCTCTGGGTGctgttctccagcagcatgGAGCTCCTGGAGGTGGACATGAAAAGGTCCCTGGAGATCGGCCAGGACTTCCCCCTCAAGGTGCCCACCCGGCACCTCATCCAGACGGGCATGACGGGCAGCACCAACGCGGTGGCCGCGCGCGCCATGAGCGTGCAGAACATGAAGTATGAGGCCGACAGCAACGTGGACACGGCCGACCTGAGCGAGCTGCAGACCGAGATCACGCAGGTGAGCCAGATGATGGAGGAGATGGAGATGAAGGTGCAGGTGGCGCCGTGGGCCGTCGTGGCCAAGCAGGAGGCAGGCGCCGAGCTCAAGTCCAACATGAGCGTGGGGAACTCCTCCGTGGGCGTCATCTCCATCTGCGAGGAGGAGCCCAAGGACGATGAGGGCGGAGGGGGCTCCCGGGAGGGGGGCCTGGCGTCCATCGGCGCCGTGGTGGGGTTTTTTGTCATCGTGGCCGTCGCTCTGGTTCTGGGATATTTAGTTATCAACATGTCGTGAAGGACCGCAGCAGCAGGGGCAGCCCTCCCCCATGGACAGAGCATCCTGCTCCaccagagacacacagagaggtcTGAAACTTCAAGTCAAAGTTAGACATTAATCTCTCTCTGATTCCTGAATGTATTTGACGGAGATGAGGATTTGCACTTGATAAAATAGCCTTTAGAACAACCTAGACAGTGTGGTTGGGAGAGAGTGGACATAGGTCCTAAACACAGGTATTTTCAAGTGGGAGATAGGTTGTGTATTTTCGGAGGATGATAATAAGTCCTAAAATTACGTGACAGTGTCTGGGCATCAGGATGATCCAAACAACACGTAATCCAAGTGGATTAGTGGGAAAAGCTCAAGCGTAAATGTAGCCGACAGTCAGTCAAGTATTTCCTGTTGGTGTTCAGCTGAACTCATGCTTTAAACTCCACAACTTCGGTCCAGACAAGTCAGATGTGTTCGAACGAGCAGGAGGCCACGTTAGTCTGAGAGTTAGGTTCGTGCTTTAGGGCTCATTTGGGCCTTTCCTCACCTCACCGGTTGGATGTGGTCAGATCCGCACACTTTTAATGCACCCTTTAGAACCTGTACAATCAAGGCCTGAATCTCACGTCACAAACTTTGAGTCTCACGCGCTGCACGGGAGTCTTTGGACCTACAGTGAGAGACAGTCTTTTAAACGTTGCACCTGTTCACTGTAAGCCtgttcttgttgctttttttttcaggggtTTCTCTCAGTTTTGAATGTAAACGTGGCAACACGAATGAGTCACTTGTACATGCAGTGTCAGATAATGTACAGACAATCAACTATATTTGGtataataaaactctgaaacacacttgaaaaggtgtgtgtggCTTGAAGACAGCTCAGTGTCTCTTTATGCTGTGGACATACTTCATACCTGCATTGGACATACAGTAAAACAGCCATCATTAGATGGCTCAATTGACTACGACCTATGACCTACGGTTTGTAAACGCCCCAAAGGTGAAGATGCGTGTATCTAATCTACTTAGAGGTATTTTGAGCAAGAGATTATTCTCAGACTTAACAACCTTAGCGTTAAATTAGTGTTAAAAGAGAGTAACACAGAAGCTTGAGCTGCCTAATAGTTTTACTTCTAAGAGTCTTTACAGATATTTCTGGACTGGCACAAAGGTGAAACAATAGGGACGGTGGGACGGTCGTCCTGCACTGTCAGGAACACAGGAATCAGGACAGATCAGTCTGGTTTTAGATCTTCTGTTATTTTGTTCAAAGAAACGAGTAAAATTAAAGAAGATTACGCTGAAGTTAAGCTGATGGTCTGTAGACCAGATATGgcctaaaactgaaaaaaaacaacaaccacttttctttttattcaaggTCAAagtgtgtttgcatttttaaaggctttttagGCTACAAATAAGCCGTGTGTAAAGATGCAAAACAAgcatactaaaaataaaaatgccaattATCTAAAACTAATCTTTAGCTCGTTTCTCTGTCTggggcaaaacaaaaacaagaacaactgaGGTGATTTATGTGTAAATGAAATGTAATTATGATCCTCCTGCATTTGTAAATATGTATTCCTTATATTGTGAGCTAGTATGATTTGACCAGGGTTTTTCAAAGATGATAAAATTTAGAAGAGGCCGCACCGATTAAGGACCCTCAGGAAGAACAGGTGTTTAATTAATTCATCATCCTACATAAGTATGCAGTTCTTACTTATTACCATAATTTTTAGACAGTAATCTATTGAAATAGCACTTTGATGTGAAGTCTAATGAAAAGTCTTGTTCATAATGGCGCAGCTAACTGATGCAAATGACCTCATCAGCTCTTAGGGGTGTTCTTCACTGACTAGTAAACAGACTCCAGTTAGCTTTAGGCTGCAGATGATCTAATTTACCCAccatacttttttaaaagttgacttttttatATGAAAGACAGCTAAAACTCAAGACACCGGTGAATTTTTAGGACCGCACCTTCAAATTAAATCTACAGTTTGATGTCAGCCAATAAAAGAACTGTGCAACTTCAGTATCTGTGATGCTACTGAAAGACAGACCCTGCTGGAGAAAGCTACAGCTttttctgacaaacacacatcagcCGTGAACATGAAAACAGCAGCTACTCCACTTTATACCTGAAAGGAAAAATCTGGATACCTTTTCAAGGACAAAGTCATTCATCACTATATGTGAGTAACCAAATATAATTGTAAACAGAGTATCTGCAGGAAATTGCCATTCTCTCAAAAGGAATTTATTCTCAATAAGAATATAGACTATTAAATCATACttaaaaaatgtgcagctgCAGTTTTCCAGCCAGCCGTCCAGTGGGAGGTAAACAAGCCTTTGTCTGTCAGGAtttaaacatttccacagatgtcttttcataatttattttttaaatcaatatttagaCTGCACAAAATCTCACATGCCAATTTAATGTGGAGATCTAAAATCAGGAATATGACTAATAAAGTTATCTGAAAGGGGATTTCTAATGCAAAAAGCCCCAATTTTAATTGTATTGATTAAAAATGGCTACCAAAAAGCTTAATTTTTCTGGGAAGAATTTAATTAAAGGATATCCGCAATACAGATGTAGCTCAGCGTTCAAATggcaaaactgttttaaaattagaatttttttacAGATTGCACAGTTTTTTATGGTGGTTGAAGGTTTCCTGAAATAcaaattctacttttttttcctttgtggcTATTTTCACTGCTTTTTATTAGGACTGAAATGCTGCTTTGGTCTGAATATCTAAATGACAAATACTAAGACTGTGGTTTGAATAAAAGCCTGACCCTGAcacggagaaaataaaaaagaaatggagcTGTTAAGGCTATAAAAGACACAAATTTGAGGTTATCACACAAACAGGCTCACAAGAGGTTATCACACAAACAGGCTCACAaggagaaacatttttatggaagaaaaaaataaatcattttaaatggaaGCACTTCAAAGAGTAAAATGCTGGAAATGCCTATTATAGTGATATTTTATACATCAAGCAAGATGGCAGAAGTGCAAAATGCCCTTTTTAATTCTCTTTCTTGTTCCGTCTCTTCTCAATCTTTAATGGCTGGAGTCTCGCACAGAAACAGggacagaacaaaacaaatgaaaaaaagttaaatgatcCACGGCTGAGGCCACAGAGCTGACTGAATTACTCGGAGGGACTTTGATGCCTAAAGATCAGCGGCTCCTTTGTTCCGATGTGAGTCACAGGGAGCTTTCAGACACCTTGTTTATGCTTGTTGTCATTTCACAAGTTCTGCTGCCAGTGAGTCATGAACCTCTACACTTGAAATCTATAACAGGCTGGCACTCTTACCCAGACCTTCAAGAATACTAAAGCAGTGAATGAAACATGGGAGAGAGGGGAGAGGACAAAGCCTCCTAAAATGCTACCCTTTGAAACGTGTCCCATGGATTTCGGAACAAATCTTGATAAAACTCCATCAGCTTTAAAGTATTAAGAGTGCTCAACTTCTTTTAGAGGTGAGTAAGAGAGTTACTTGAAAGATTTTCTTAAAGAACCTTTACGTCTCAGAGACAATTTATGGTTTTACCGAGCACGTAAACGCGAAGGAACCTTCCCAAAGAGGTACGCCAGGCTCAGGCAGACCGCTGCATCATCATCACTTCATCTGGACTCAGATGCTGGGTTTCCAAGGATGTGGGTTTCCATAGAAACCTTCAGAAGACTGCAAACAGCACAGAAGGTTGAGCGGCGTTATTTCAACTCGTCCTCGCTGCCACCGCCATCCAACACGCTCACTCACACAGCAGTGTAACGCAGAACGAGGCGTGCGCGGACAGAAGAGGGCAGCGCTAACAAGGAGACGAAACGTCAGCATCATACCGCGTCAAACGTATAAAAAGCCAGCTGTCAGAGGAAAACTTTCTGAACCCATTAAGGCAGGTCCCCACTAGTTTAATGTGCTCTTATTGTTTCTGACAACTGGTGCTGAAATATGACTTATGAAcagaatgtgtttaaaaatgctttttacagaaacagaatttacatgatcaaataaatctgtgaaGCAGGCCAAGACATTTGTGAaaaatttagtttaataatgaataaattatcaagtttaatttacaaacagcaaacataTGGCTCAATCCATCTCATCAATCATTAACTTGCCATGAAGGACACTATGGTGAGCAGAGAAGACCCCTGAACGGGAAAAGGTGGGAGCTGTGCTGAACCCCCACCGTCCGAGAGGAGCTGCTGCAACATTTAGGTTTAAATTAGTCACCTTACAATTCCAAAAGCCAAACTTGATTTAGCATCTTGCTCCTGTACAAGAAAACTAACCAAACCCCAAAAAAGcttaaagcacacacacacacacaccagttaTACTGATGTTGACTTACTTCACTTTGACCTCGCGTTCTTTGAAAACGTAAATTTACGTTTCATCATGCGAGGAGACAACTGTACAGCTGATCAAAACTGCACCGCAGATTTAATGTTATAAACTGTAGATTTCACTGAACAATTTGCTGCAATTAGCTTACTTTTTCCAAATCAAACTCAGTGTCATACCTAAAGACAAACAGATCAGTTCTGAACACGTGCTTGGAACTGTGTTCTTCTTCCCTCTGAGCTTCTAACAAAGTCCATAATACTTGTTTATAAATGctgtagatcaggggtgggcaaccctggtcctggggggccactatccttgatgttttacttgtttctctgctccaacacacctgatttgaataagtgtgtcattaacagaacatgaagaggtgatttaaccactgaatcaggttggagcagggaaacaaggacaacatgcaggatagtggctctctaggaccagggttgcctacccctgctttaGATGATCAGGTCCTGAAATTTATCATTTCTTCATTCACTGCATCTCACAACTACAGAAGGATAGCTCACAATATACAGATTCCCTTTGCTTCAGAAAATATATCACCAAATGTGTACCTCCTATGCTCAGACCTGATGAAGGGTTTTTGATCAAGAGTTGAGATGAGTTAGGAGAGGAAATGCGTTAAATCGAGCTACTCTCCTCTCAGATTTACtgtgtaaaagctaaaaagttttaaaaaactgctgcaCACAGTCCAAGTATTAGCAACCCTTTtcagttttaagaaaataatgctttattttgctgcaaataaaacattatattatattaaattttaaaatgataaacctATTTATCGTTATTAcagtcacaatttttttttttactggtgcacaggaggaggagcagcgttTATGGTCAAAGATGACTTTTTGAGGTATGTGACACAGCCAGCTCCACAACAGGCAGCAGGTGGTTGTACTTGGGTTTGATGGAGATCTGCAGAGTGGGGGTGTACGGATCTGAGAACACGATGCGGTGAAATCCAGAGTCATCCTGACGGTCCTCCGCCTGAGACAGCCCCGAAGAGCCCAGTGGATAAAGTTTATCCCCTGGAAAGATGAGAGAAGCCAAAATGAGGAAAATAGCAAAGGGAGGCGAAATCAAAACTCAGCGAGTCATCTCTTAAATACGGTTTTAAGCAGCTTCACTGCTAAGATTTTCCTTCTTAGCTGGAAAATGGGTCTGTATTTTTCAGACAAACATTGT
Protein-coding regions in this window:
- the LOC108237321 gene encoding regulator of G-protein signaling 9-binding protein; its protein translation is MGKEECKTMLDALNKVTACYRHLVIALGSTSDSQNLREELKKTRKKAQELAVANRTKLTSLLKDKSISKEDRAEYERLWVLFSSSMELLEVDMKRSLEIGQDFPLKVPTRHLIQTGMTGSTNAVAARAMSVQNMKYEADSNVDTADLSELQTEITQVSQMMEEMEMKVQVAPWAVVAKQEAGAELKSNMSVGNSSVGVISICEEEPKDDEGGGGSREGGLASIGAVVGFFVIVAVALVLGYLVINMS